The Daucus carota subsp. sativus chromosome 2, DH1 v3.0, whole genome shotgun sequence genome includes a window with the following:
- the LOC108205587 gene encoding delta(8)-fatty-acid desaturase gives MTISATLPLAGAISSMVTSKKYITSEELGKHNKREDLWISIQGKVYNVTEWAKEHPGGDIPLLNLAGQDVTDAFIAFHPGSAWKYLDKFFTGYHLADYEVSDVSKDYRKLAAEFAKAGMFEKKGHIVIYSICFVALLLSACVYGVLASDKFSVHMLSGALLGFTWIQVAYMGHDAGHYQAMSSRGWNKVAGIIIGNCITGISIAWWKWTHNAHHIACNSLDYDPDLQHLPMLAVSDSFFQSLTSKFYNRKLTFDPVAKFFVSYQHLSYYPVMCVARVNLYLQTLLLLCSKRRIPDRALNIIGTIVFWTWFPLLVSCLPNWTERVLFVLVSFCVCAIQHVQFTLNHFAADVYVGPPTGNNWFEKQAGGTIDIACYPWMDWFYGGLQFQLEHHLFPRLPRTHLRSISPIVQDLCKKHNLPYRSLSFFEANVATLKTLKTAAFQARGLLWEAVNTHG, from the exons ATGACGATTTCTGCTACTCTGCCGCTCGCTGGAG CTATCAGCTCAATGGTTACTTCTAAGAAGTATATTACAAGTGAAGAGCTTGGGAAACATAACAAGCGTGAAGATCTGTGGATTTCTATTCAGGGAAAGGTTTACAATGTCACTGAATGGGCTAAGGAACACCCAGGTGGGGATATCCCACTCTTAAATTTGGCTGGACAGGACGTGACAGATGCATTCATTGCTTTCCATCCCGGTTCTGCTTGGAAATATCTTGACAAATTCTTTACTGGGTATCACCTCGCAGACTATGAAGTTTCAGATGTATCGAAGGATTATAGAAAACTTGCTGCCGAGTTTGCAAAAGCTGGAATGTTTGAAAAGAAAGGGCATATCGTAATCTACTCAATTTGTTTTGTAGCTTTGTTGCTTTCAGCATGTGTATATGGTGTATTGGCTTCAGACAAATTCTCAGTTCATATGTTATCTGGAGCATTGTTGGGATTCACTTGGATTCAAGTGGCTTATATGGGTCATGATGCTGGACACTATCAAGCAATGTCAAGTCGTGGATGGAACAAAGTTGCTGGTATTATTATTGGCAATTGTATTACTGGAATCAGCATTGCTTGGTGGAAATGGACTCATAACGCTCATCACATAGCTTGCAATAGCCTCGACTATGATCCCGACCTTCAGCACTTGCCCATGCTAGCAGTGTCAGACAGTTTCTTCCAGTCGTTGACATCAAAATTTTACAATAGGAAACTGACGTTTGATCCAGTAGCTAAATTCTTCGTGAGCTACCAACACTTGTCATACTACCCGGTCATGTGTGTGGCGAGAGTCAACCTTTATCTGCAAACATTGTTACTATTGTGCTCCAAGAGGAGAATACCAGACAGGGCTCTTAACATAATTGGGACCATTGTTTTCTGGACATGGTTTCCTCTGCTTGTTTCTTGCTTACCCAATTGGACCGAAAGGGTGTTGTTTGTGCTGGTAAGCTTCTGTGTCTGTGCTATTCAACATGTTCAGTTCACCTTGAACCATTTTGCGGCAGATGTTTATGTGGGACCTCCTACGGGGAACAATTGGTTTGAGAAACAAGCCGGAGGGACGATAGACATTGCGTGCTATCCATGGATGGATTGGTTCTATGGTGGTTTGCAGTTTCAGCTCGAGCACCATTTGTTTCCCAGGTTGCCTCGAACTCATTTGAGGAGCATTTCTCCTATCGTGCAAGACCTTtgcaagaagcacaatcttccttACAGAAGCTTGTCTTTCTTTGAGGCCAATGTAGCGACGCTCAAGACTCTTAAGACTGCAGCCTTTCAGGCTCGTGGTTTGCTCTGGGAAGCAGTCAACACTCATGGTTGA